The Silene latifolia isolate original U9 population unplaced genomic scaffold, ASM4854445v1 chrun_scaffold_16, whole genome shotgun sequence genome includes a region encoding these proteins:
- the LOC141637308 gene encoding uncharacterized protein LOC141637308, translating to MKVASWNVRGSNDPLKLQEIHDFLRVNNLDMLGILETKTKKRVSGTVLRSYFGSYHFLCNYDHLNQGRIWLLWKSSTVVVTPLIVHSQFIHCKVSHNASNQLDRAMANVQWFTQFPAASANFLSSGISDHSPVVVTIFDDVKNRTRFSFLNCWLEHPNYHSLVQEAWAIPVSGSSTFKLFASLKNVKTALKSLHGDHFSGISTKVKGLKQELQDCQLLLQATPLSKELISKEKDLMLLYCKYKRIETSIFQQKAKVNNIAHGDCSSTFFFAKIQERAQQQIIGQITDRKGQLQLGLPNVAASFVDYYEHLLGASTDIMPLDACYIQQGPCINSDDAADLVLPISTGEIRSALFDIGSDKSLDLMGSFLHSSKAVGTWSKSLSVKLFNLFSPLVE from the exons ATGAAAGTTGCCTCTTGGAATGTGAGAGGGAGTAATGATCCCCTCAAACTTCAGGAAATTCATGATTTCCTGAGAGTTAACAATTTGGATATGCTGGGTATTCTGGAAACTAAAACTAAGAAAAGAGTTTCTGGGACTGTTTTGAGGTCCTACTTTGGGTCTTACCATTTTCTTTGCAACTATGATCATCTGAACCAGGGTAGAATCTGGTTGCTTTGGAAATCTTCTACTGTAGTGGTTACTCCTTTGATTGTTCATTCTCAATTCATTCACTGTAAGGTCTCTCATAATGCTTCTAATCAG CTTGACAGAGCTATGGCTAATGTTCAGTGGTTTACTCAGTTCCCTGCTGCTTCTGCTAATTTCCTATCTTCTGGGATTTCTGATCACTCTCCTGTGGTGGTCActatttttgatgatgtcaagaatAGAACTAGGTTCAGTTTTCTGAACTGCTGGTTGGAGCATCCCAATTATCACTCCTTAGTTCAGGAAGCTTGGGCTATTCCTGTTTCTGGCTCTTCCACTTTTAAACTTTTTGCCAGTCTTAAAAATGTTAAGACTGCCCTTAAATCTCTTCATGGTGATCACTTCTCTGGCATCTCTACTAAAGTTAAAGGTTTAAAGCAGGAGTTGCAGGACTGCCAGCTGCTGTTACAGGCTACTCCTCTTTCCAAGGAGCTTATTTCTAAGGAAAAGGATCTGATGCTCCTATACTGTAAATATAAAAGAATTGAGACTAGTATATTTCAACAAAAGGCCAAAGTTAATAATATTGCTCATGGTGACTGCTCCTCTACGTTCTTCTTTGCAAAAATTCAGGAAAGGGCTCAACAACAAATTATTGGCCAAATTACTGACAGGAAAGGTCAACTTCAGCTGGGGCTACCTAATGTTGCCGCCAGTTTTGTAGATTACTATGAGCATCTCCTGGGTGCAAGTACTGACATTATGCCTTTGGATGCTTGTTATATTCAGCAGGGTCCTTGCATTAATTCTGATGATGCTGCTGATTTGGTCCTCCCAATCTCTACAGGTGAAATCAGGTCTGCTTTGTTTGACATTGGCTCTGACAAGAGcctggacctgatgggttctTTTCTGCATTCTTCAAAAGCAGTTGGGACTTGGTCAAAGTCTCTTTCTGTAAAGCTGTTCAATCTTTTTTCACCACTGGTAGAATGA